The following are encoded together in the Monodelphis domestica isolate mMonDom1 chromosome 5, mMonDom1.pri, whole genome shotgun sequence genome:
- the MGAT3 gene encoding beta-1,4-mannosyl-glycoprotein 4-beta-N-acetylglucosaminyltransferase, with the protein MKMRRHKLFLTLCMAGLCLISFLHFLKALSYVTFPRELASLSPNLVANFLWNNAPITPQASPEPGGAVGPELLRTPLYSHSPLLQPLPPMGATEELHRLEFVLPEDRAEYFVRTKAGGVCFKPGTKMLEKPTAGQIEETLEAGDGSNSGGTARRPLTVGNWLANGKPKGKKRRKWVECVCLPGWHGPSCGVPTVVQYSNLPTKERLVPRETPRRIINAINVNHEFDLLDVRFHELGDVVDAFVVCESNFTAYGEPRPLKFREMLRNGSFEYIRHKVLYVFLDHFPPGGRQDGWIADDYLRTFLTQDGISRLRNLRPDDVFIIDDADEIPARDGVLFLKLYDGWTEPFAFHMRKSLYGFFWKQPGTLEVVSGCTIDMLLTVYGTDGILLRRRQYYTMPGFRQYENRTGHILVQWSLGSPLHFAGWHCSWCFTPEGIYFKMVSAQNGDFPRWGDYEDKRDLNYIRELIRTGGWFDGTRQVYPPADPSEHMYAPKYLLRNYPRFHYLLENPYRQAEGTVGAKDGVKGIEGGGLGPDGAVARAAQAGEI; encoded by the coding sequence ATGAAGATGAGACGTCATAAACTCTTTCTGACTCTCTGTATGGCTGGCCTGTGCCTCATCTCCTTCCTGCACTTCCTTAAGGCCCTGTCCTATGTCACCTTTCCCCGGGAACTGGCCTCCCTAAGTCCCAACCTGGTAGCCAACTTCTTGTGGAACAATGCCCCAATTACACCTCAAGCCAGCCCAGAGCCTGGGGGAGCAGTGGGCCCTGAGCTGCTCAGAACTCCACTCTATTCCCACTCTCCCTTGCTACAACCCTTGCCCCCGATGGGGGCCACTGAGGAACTCCATCGGCTGGAATTTGTGCTGCCTGAGGACAGGGCAGAGTATTTTGTCCGCACCAAAGCTGGTGGGGTCTGCTTCAAGCCAGGTACCAAGATGTTGGAGAAACCCACAGCAGGGCAGATAGAGGAAACACTTGAGGCTGGAGATGGCTCCAACTCTGGGGGAACAGCCCGCCGCCCACTGACAGTTGGAAACTGGCTGGCCAATGGGAAGCCTAAGGGGAAGAAACGTCGGAAGTGGGTGGAATGTGTGTGTCTGCCTGGCTGGCATGGGCCAAGCTGTGGGGTGCCCACTGTGGTTCAGTACTCAAACTTGCCCACCAAGGAGCGCCTGGTGCCCCGGGAGACCCCGCGGCGGATCATCAATGCCATCAACGTCAACCATGAATTTGACCTGCTGGATGTGCGGTTCCATGAGTTGGGTGATGTAGTTGATGCCTTTGTGGTTTGTGAATCCAACTTCACTGCCTATGGAGAACCTCGGCCTCTCAAATTCCGTGAGATGCTTCGGAATGGCAGCTTTGAGTACATCCGCCACAAGGTTCTCTATGTCTTTTTGGACCATTTTCCACCAGGGGGTCGTCAAGATGGATGGATTGCTGACGACTACCTGCGGACCTTCCTGACCCAGGATGGCATATCCCGCTTGCGCAACCTTCGCCCGGATGATGTCTTCATCATTGATGATGCGGATGAGATCCCTGCCCGGGACGGAGTTCTCTTCCTCAAGCTCTATGATGGCTGGACAGAGCCCTTTGCTTTCCATATGCGCAAATCACTCTATGGTTTCTTTTGGAAACAACCTGGCACCCTTGAAGTAGTGTCCGGCTGCACAATAGACATGCTGCTGACTGTCTATGGCACAGACGGGATCCTTCTGAGACGGCGGCAATACTACACCATGCCTGGCTTCCGTCAGTATGAGAACCGCACAGGCCACATCCTGGTCCAGTGGTCCTTGGGCAGCCCACTCCATTTTGCGGGCTGGCATTGTTCCTGGTGTTTTACTCCAGAGGGCATCTACTTCAAGATGGTATCAGCCCAGAATGGTGACTTCCCCCGTTGGGGTGACTATGAAGACAAGCGGGACCTGAATTACATAAGGGAACTGATCCGTACAGGTGGCTGGTTTGATGGTACTCGGCAGGTATACCCTCCTGCCGACCCCAGCGAACATATGTATGCCCCCAAATATTTACTGAGAAATTACCCACGATTCCACTACTTGCTGGAAAATCCTTATCGTCAAGCTGAAGGGACAGTGGGTGCTAAGGATGGTGTGAAGGGAATCGAGGGGGGTGGGCTTGGCCCTGATGGTGCCGTGGCTAGGGCAGCACAGGCAGGGGAAATCTGA